One genomic segment of Mytilus trossulus isolate FHL-02 chromosome 4, PNRI_Mtr1.1.1.hap1, whole genome shotgun sequence includes these proteins:
- the LOC134714662 gene encoding HEAT repeat-containing protein 4-like isoform X4, protein MAMFADASSLSGTFDRSEKLRTPALFSCAARVKIPQLGAEDSQLSLQLPPKKPAQTSIVFRSFSQPEPVDRRYLKKISSDLHFGEDVVKDRCFHMLPYDEKYLFEALSLDGIVEPPGKAKIPPGRHDSRGTDNRHMPCNLTKSTKSHLKPLKRKIMEKAKQMHDDAIQKAAIDEEKRKAEAIPEEEEELEVKQSFFITEPQLQPPQPSSVRYVPPPTHWELPKTEEAQPDKKAVKIQPKPKPSTKSVISRVSKGRPIVTEEKKEDDWDAYVLSKLSKNIAQKLVHEGIADPERKERLSKLLEAQYGKADLNNFFLDENDLLDVHEELEKKEREKEKESKPKKKWKKKEASVLQRVYNMQEVEREANDPYSDDNKAPFYRQPIGLRRVIKEREKEEAVYRQAGGVINRTADIEIPEYKASPPPTIRDHVNPKVGDKLFESDNRFIQEWLTGAEQVYSKDKEKIVMSSTSHYKKFYKTDRPKPADGWYPMEEKETYGTQSPSPTPRMKRVEKGFKRWKALPEPTDGEATSMIPPGFDPEFHRSPDPSTRRLTKQNASLVQVIDEWRQRYHLSGQLLDSTPDDLIRDMGDIQSHVRLQAIATLSKVAEYKAATEDPFNMAFKDIPLDNPYSRNIPEKLYVALECLLEDSNDRVRCAAAITLYSLNRPCDKAKDIMYGAMKGESRIDRWAAAQCLSHSGVCNSLIVGEIIHQLLTTEDTIKHERAISLLGKLSIFSPLVHGMTAELLNSSSWRHKVIACKILPTLHGTINKDITSKLSDLMWNDWHTDVRKSAAQCLGKTSHGKEVHDDLKERLTIDNEEIRLEAVNKIGQLGIMTAKLLPTFLKCFEDDYISIRSEVCITCGNIELKDEVVVEKLILLATFDPIWKVKALAFQALGNIGVISEEITECLLWAVRYEEKEAVRAEACHTIAVLELQTEEVAEVLQERFLVESYPIVRDEIAATLQMFGISATEDMDMVTQIKSEVRKLCTRNNIANQIVLNEKDQQKEENLARMIYESEKAVKHFFRKKHPYNQAKLRNAGHKKKACHFAISYHHFSYNFILHDENEKEKEPIMQRIRSMSQASSRPETPAPKIVIETETPASPVPSREGAVFTPTAEEELDTILSREESTATPDTVTTTPGLKSRTENEEDDDESKSRLEKISERADSGSQLSQSLTEEEVKPVSRPGSKVKFLEVEEKPLTAPSKSSGMGLGSEIRAFSRDAIKEREKINREARNTFAAFDERYADLTDDLLLVDNAYLGKLPSEERITSVSIISEPTPTYELKATEGQADEAFPVDDD, encoded by the exons ATGGCAATGTTTGCCGATGCTTCAAGCCTCAGTGGCACCTTTGACAGATCTGAGAAATTAAGAACTCCTGCCTTATTTAGCTGTGCAGCCAGAGTTAAAATTCCTCAGTTGGGAGCAGAGGATTCACAATTGAGCTTGCAGTTACCTCCCAAGAAACCAGCTCAGACCTCAATAGTGTTCCGTTCTTTTAGTCAACCAGAACCTGTAGATAGaagatatttgaagaaaatcaGTTCCGATTTACATTTTGGTGAAGATGTTGTTAAAGACAGATGTTTCCATATGTTACCATATGATGAGAAGTACTTGTTTGAGGCTTTGTCATTGGATGGTATTGTTGAACCTCCAGGAAAAGCTAAAATTCCACCAGGTAGACATGATTCACGTGGTACTGATAATAGACACATGCCATGTAACCTAACAAAATCTACAAAATCACATTTGAAACCTCTCAAAAGAAAGATTATGGagaaagccaaacaaatgcATGACGATGCTATCCAGAAAGCTGCAATTGATGAAGAGAAAAGAAAAGCTGAGGCTATTCCTGAAGAAGAGGAAGAGCTTGAGGTGAAACAGAGTTTCTTTATCACAGAACCTCAATTACAGCCTCCACAACCAAGTTCTGTTAGATATGTACCTCCTCCTACTCATTGGGAGCTACCAAAAACAGAAGAGGCACAACCAGACAAAAAAGCGGTCAAAATACAACCAAAACCTAAACCTTCTACAAAATCAGTGATATCTCGAGTCAGTAAAGGAAGACCTATAGTAACAGAGGAAAAGAAAGAAGATGATTGGGATGCCTATGTCTTGtcaaaattaagtaaaaatatagCCCAAAAACTTGTGCATGAAGGTATAGCTGATCCAGAAAGGAAAGAAAGGTTATCCAAATTGTTGGAAGCTCAGTATGGAAAGGCTGATCTAAATAACTTCTTCTTAGATGAGAATGACTTGCTGGATGTACATGAAGAATTGGAAAAAAAGGAGagggaaaaagaaaaagaaagtaaaCCTAAAAAGAAATGGAAGAAAAAAGAAGCTTC aGTACTACAACGTGTATACAACATGCAGGAAGTTGAAAGAGAGGCCAATGATCCTTATTCTGATGATAACAAAGCTCCATTTTACAGACAACCCATAGGTCTTAGGAGAGTTATCAAAGAAAGGGAAAAAGAGGAAGCAG tgTACAGGCAAGCTGGTG GTGTTATAAATAGAACAGCTGATATTGAAATCCCTGAATACAAGGCCTCACCACCTCCAACAATCAGGGACCATGTCAATCCTAAAGTGGGAGATAAACTGTTTGAGTCAGACAACAGATTTATACAGGAGTGGCTCACAG GTGCTGAGCAGGTTTACTCCAAAGATAAAGAGAAGATAGTCATGTCATCAACAAGCCACTACAAAAAGTTCTACAAGACTGATCGACCAAAACCTGCAGACGGGTGGTATCCAATGGAGGAGAAGGAGACATACGGAACCCAGTCTCCTTCACCTACACCTAGAATGAAGAGGGTAGAGAAAGGATTCAAACGTTGGAAAGCTTTACCAGAACCAACA GATGGAGAAGCCACATCCATGATACCACCAGGATTTGATCCAGAGTTTCACAGATCTCCTGATCCTTCCACTCGACGTCTCACTAAGCAAAATGCTTCATTAGTACAAGTCA TTGATGAATGGAGACAGAGGTATCACCTGAGTGGTCAGTTACTGGACAGTACTCCGGACGACTTGATTCGAGACATGGGGGACATTCAatcccatgtcagattgcaGGCTATAGCTACACTCAGTAAAGTAGCAGAGTACAAGGCTGCCACAGAAGATCCCTTTAATATGGCCTTTAAAGATATACCATTAGACAATCCTTACTCTCGGAACATTCCAGAGAAGTTGTATGTAGCATTAGAGTGTCTCTTGGAAGATTCTAATGATAGAGTTAGGTGTGCTGCAGCAATAACTCTGTATTCATTGAATAGGCCATGTGATAAG GCCAAAGACATCATGTATGGAGCAATGAAGGGAGAATCTCGGATAGATAGATGGGCTGCAGCTCAGTGTCTGTCTCACTCTGGAGTATGTAACTCACTGATTGTAGGGGAGATAATCCACCAGCTACTAACCACAGAGGACACCATCAAACATGAGAGAGCTATTTCTCTCTTAGGAAAACTAAGTATCTTCTCT CCATTGGTTCATGGAATGACAGCTGAATTATTAAACAGTTCAAGCTGGAGACATAAAGTTATAGCCTGCAAAATATTACCAACTTTACATGGTACAATTAATAAG gATATAACGAGTAAATTATCTGATTTGATGTGGAATGATTGGCACACTGATGTAAGGAAGAGTGCGGCTCAGTGTCTAGGTAAAACTAGTCATGGAAAGGAGGTCCACGATGACCTGAAGGAAAGACTCACAATAGATAATGAAGAAATTAGACTGGAGGCTGTCAACAAGATTGGACAGTTAg GTATAATGACAGCTAAGTTGTTACCTACATTCCTGAAATGTTTTGAGGATGACTATATATCTATCCGATCAGAAGTCTGTATAACATGTGGTAATATTGAACTTAAAGATGAAGTCGTTGTAGAGAAATTGATCCTTCTAGCGACCTTTGATCCCATCTGGAAGGTCAAAGCATTGGCATTCCAGG CCTTAGGCAATATTGGAGTCATATCAGAAGAAATAACCGAATGTTTATTGTGGGCTGTCAGATATGAAGAGAAGGAAGCTGTCCGAGCTGAGGCATGCCATACTATTGCTGTACTAGAATTACAAACAGAAGAGGTTGCAGAAGTTCTTCAAGAAAGATTTTTAGTGGAATCTTATCCAATAGTCAGAGA tGAAATAGCGGCTACATTACAGATGTTTGGTATTAGTGCTACTGAGGATATGGACATGGTTACACAAATAAAAAGTGAAGTCCGTAAACTGTGTACACGTAACAATATTGCTAATCAAATTGtcttaaatgaaaaagatcAACAAAAAGAGGAAAATCTAGCTCGTATGATATATGAATCTGAGAAAGCAGTCAAG cACTTTTTTCGCAAAAAGCACCCATATAATCAAGCTAAGCTTAGAAATGCAGGACATAAAAAGAAAGCTTGTCACTTCGCTATTAGCTATCATCATTTTTCATATAACTTTATATTACACGAT gaaaatgaaaaagaaaaagaacccATCATGCAGAGAATCAGATCAATGTCTCAGGCTAGTAGTCGACCAGAAACACCAGCTCCCAAGATTGTCATTGAAACAGAAACTCCAGCCTCACCTGTACCCAGCAGGGAGGGAGCAGTATTTACACCTACTGCTGAGGAGGAACTAGATACAATATTGTCGAGGGAGGAGTCTACTGCCACACCAGATACAGTAACCACTACACCAGGCCTAAAATCACGTACTGAGAATGAGGAAGATGACGATGAATCTAAATCCAGGTTGGAGAAGATTTCTGAGCGAGCTGACAGTGGTAGTCAGTTATCACAGTCTCTTACAGAAGAGGAAGTAAAACCAGTCAGTAGACCAGGAAGTAAGGTCAAATTCTTAGAGGTTGAAGAAAAACCATTGACGGCACCATCGAAATCCAGTGGCATGGGTTTGGGTTCAGAAATCAGGGCATTTAGTAGAGACGCTATAAAAGAACGTGAAAAAATCAATAGAGAGGCAAGGAACACATTTGCTGCATTTGATGAGAGATATGCAGATTTAACTGACGACTTGTTACTAGTAGACAATGCATACTTGGGAAAGCTACCCAGTGAAGAAAGAATTACTTCTGTATCCATTATAAGTGAACCAACACCTACATATGAACTTAAAGCCACAGAAGGACAGGCGGATGAAGCATTCCCGGTAGATGATGATTGA
- the LOC134714662 gene encoding HEAT repeat-containing protein 4-like isoform X5 — translation MAMFADASSLSGTFDRSEKLRTPALFSCAARVKIPQLGAEDSQLSLQLPPKKPAQTSIVFRSFSQPEPVDRRYLKKISSDLHFGEDVVKDRCFHMLPYDEKYLFEALSLDGIVEPPGKAKIPPGRHDSRGTDNRHMPCNLTKSTKSHLKPLKRKIMEKAKQMHDDAIQKAAIDEEKRKAEAIPEEEEELEVKQSFFITEPQLQPPQPSSVRYVPPPTHWELPKTEEAQPDKKAVKIQPKPKPSTKSVISRVSKGRPIVTEEKKEDDWDAYVLSKLSKNIAQKLVHEGIADPERKERLSKLLEAQYGKADLNNFFLDENDLLDVHEELEKKEREKEKESKPKKKWKKKEASVLQRVYNMQEVEREANDPYSDDNKAPFYRQPIGLRRVIKEREKEEAGVINRTADIEIPEYKASPPPTIRDHVNPKVGDKLFESDNRFIQEWLTGAEQVYSKDKEKIVMSSTSHYKKFYKTDRPKPADGWYPMEEKETYGTQSPSPTPRMKRVEKGFKRWKALPEPTDGEATSMIPPGFDPEFHRSPDPSTRRLTKQNASLVQVIDEWRQRYHLSGQLLDSTPDDLIRDMGDIQSHVRLQAIATLSKVAEYKAATEDPFNMAFKDIPLDNPYSRNIPEKLYVALECLLEDSNDRVRCAAAITLYSLNRPCDKAKDIMYGAMKGESRIDRWAAAQCLSHSGVCNSLIVGEIIHQLLTTEDTIKHERAISLLGKLSIFSPLVHGMTAELLNSSSWRHKVIACKILPTLHGTINKDITSKLSDLMWNDWHTDVRKSAAQCLGKTSHGKEVHDDLKERLTIDNEEIRLEAVNKIGQLGIMTAKLLPTFLKCFEDDYISIRSEVCITCGNIELKDEVVVEKLILLATFDPIWKVKALAFQALGNIGVISEEITECLLWAVRYEEKEAVRAEACHTIAVLELQTEEVAEVLQERFLVESYPIVRDEIAATLQMFGISATEDMDMVTQIKSEVRKLCTRNNIANQIVLNEKDQQKEENLARMIYESEKAVKHFFRKKHPYNQAKLRNAGHKKKACHFAISYHHFSYNFILHDENEKEKEPIMQRIRSMSQASSRPETPAPKIVIETETPASPVPSREGAVFTPTAEEELDTILSREESTATPDTVTTTPGLKSRTENEEDDDESKSRLEKISERADSGSQLSQSLTEEEVKPVSRPGSKVKFLEVEEKPLTAPSKSSGMGLGSEIRAFSRDAIKEREKINREARNTFAAFDERYADLTDDLLLVDNAYLGKLPSEERITSVSIISEPTPTYELKATEGQADEAFPVDDD, via the exons ATGGCAATGTTTGCCGATGCTTCAAGCCTCAGTGGCACCTTTGACAGATCTGAGAAATTAAGAACTCCTGCCTTATTTAGCTGTGCAGCCAGAGTTAAAATTCCTCAGTTGGGAGCAGAGGATTCACAATTGAGCTTGCAGTTACCTCCCAAGAAACCAGCTCAGACCTCAATAGTGTTCCGTTCTTTTAGTCAACCAGAACCTGTAGATAGaagatatttgaagaaaatcaGTTCCGATTTACATTTTGGTGAAGATGTTGTTAAAGACAGATGTTTCCATATGTTACCATATGATGAGAAGTACTTGTTTGAGGCTTTGTCATTGGATGGTATTGTTGAACCTCCAGGAAAAGCTAAAATTCCACCAGGTAGACATGATTCACGTGGTACTGATAATAGACACATGCCATGTAACCTAACAAAATCTACAAAATCACATTTGAAACCTCTCAAAAGAAAGATTATGGagaaagccaaacaaatgcATGACGATGCTATCCAGAAAGCTGCAATTGATGAAGAGAAAAGAAAAGCTGAGGCTATTCCTGAAGAAGAGGAAGAGCTTGAGGTGAAACAGAGTTTCTTTATCACAGAACCTCAATTACAGCCTCCACAACCAAGTTCTGTTAGATATGTACCTCCTCCTACTCATTGGGAGCTACCAAAAACAGAAGAGGCACAACCAGACAAAAAAGCGGTCAAAATACAACCAAAACCTAAACCTTCTACAAAATCAGTGATATCTCGAGTCAGTAAAGGAAGACCTATAGTAACAGAGGAAAAGAAAGAAGATGATTGGGATGCCTATGTCTTGtcaaaattaagtaaaaatatagCCCAAAAACTTGTGCATGAAGGTATAGCTGATCCAGAAAGGAAAGAAAGGTTATCCAAATTGTTGGAAGCTCAGTATGGAAAGGCTGATCTAAATAACTTCTTCTTAGATGAGAATGACTTGCTGGATGTACATGAAGAATTGGAAAAAAAGGAGagggaaaaagaaaaagaaagtaaaCCTAAAAAGAAATGGAAGAAAAAAGAAGCTTC aGTACTACAACGTGTATACAACATGCAGGAAGTTGAAAGAGAGGCCAATGATCCTTATTCTGATGATAACAAAGCTCCATTTTACAGACAACCCATAGGTCTTAGGAGAGTTATCAAAGAAAGGGAAAAAGAGGAAGCAG GTGTTATAAATAGAACAGCTGATATTGAAATCCCTGAATACAAGGCCTCACCACCTCCAACAATCAGGGACCATGTCAATCCTAAAGTGGGAGATAAACTGTTTGAGTCAGACAACAGATTTATACAGGAGTGGCTCACAG GTGCTGAGCAGGTTTACTCCAAAGATAAAGAGAAGATAGTCATGTCATCAACAAGCCACTACAAAAAGTTCTACAAGACTGATCGACCAAAACCTGCAGACGGGTGGTATCCAATGGAGGAGAAGGAGACATACGGAACCCAGTCTCCTTCACCTACACCTAGAATGAAGAGGGTAGAGAAAGGATTCAAACGTTGGAAAGCTTTACCAGAACCAACA GATGGAGAAGCCACATCCATGATACCACCAGGATTTGATCCAGAGTTTCACAGATCTCCTGATCCTTCCACTCGACGTCTCACTAAGCAAAATGCTTCATTAGTACAAGTCA TTGATGAATGGAGACAGAGGTATCACCTGAGTGGTCAGTTACTGGACAGTACTCCGGACGACTTGATTCGAGACATGGGGGACATTCAatcccatgtcagattgcaGGCTATAGCTACACTCAGTAAAGTAGCAGAGTACAAGGCTGCCACAGAAGATCCCTTTAATATGGCCTTTAAAGATATACCATTAGACAATCCTTACTCTCGGAACATTCCAGAGAAGTTGTATGTAGCATTAGAGTGTCTCTTGGAAGATTCTAATGATAGAGTTAGGTGTGCTGCAGCAATAACTCTGTATTCATTGAATAGGCCATGTGATAAG GCCAAAGACATCATGTATGGAGCAATGAAGGGAGAATCTCGGATAGATAGATGGGCTGCAGCTCAGTGTCTGTCTCACTCTGGAGTATGTAACTCACTGATTGTAGGGGAGATAATCCACCAGCTACTAACCACAGAGGACACCATCAAACATGAGAGAGCTATTTCTCTCTTAGGAAAACTAAGTATCTTCTCT CCATTGGTTCATGGAATGACAGCTGAATTATTAAACAGTTCAAGCTGGAGACATAAAGTTATAGCCTGCAAAATATTACCAACTTTACATGGTACAATTAATAAG gATATAACGAGTAAATTATCTGATTTGATGTGGAATGATTGGCACACTGATGTAAGGAAGAGTGCGGCTCAGTGTCTAGGTAAAACTAGTCATGGAAAGGAGGTCCACGATGACCTGAAGGAAAGACTCACAATAGATAATGAAGAAATTAGACTGGAGGCTGTCAACAAGATTGGACAGTTAg GTATAATGACAGCTAAGTTGTTACCTACATTCCTGAAATGTTTTGAGGATGACTATATATCTATCCGATCAGAAGTCTGTATAACATGTGGTAATATTGAACTTAAAGATGAAGTCGTTGTAGAGAAATTGATCCTTCTAGCGACCTTTGATCCCATCTGGAAGGTCAAAGCATTGGCATTCCAGG CCTTAGGCAATATTGGAGTCATATCAGAAGAAATAACCGAATGTTTATTGTGGGCTGTCAGATATGAAGAGAAGGAAGCTGTCCGAGCTGAGGCATGCCATACTATTGCTGTACTAGAATTACAAACAGAAGAGGTTGCAGAAGTTCTTCAAGAAAGATTTTTAGTGGAATCTTATCCAATAGTCAGAGA tGAAATAGCGGCTACATTACAGATGTTTGGTATTAGTGCTACTGAGGATATGGACATGGTTACACAAATAAAAAGTGAAGTCCGTAAACTGTGTACACGTAACAATATTGCTAATCAAATTGtcttaaatgaaaaagatcAACAAAAAGAGGAAAATCTAGCTCGTATGATATATGAATCTGAGAAAGCAGTCAAG cACTTTTTTCGCAAAAAGCACCCATATAATCAAGCTAAGCTTAGAAATGCAGGACATAAAAAGAAAGCTTGTCACTTCGCTATTAGCTATCATCATTTTTCATATAACTTTATATTACACGAT gaaaatgaaaaagaaaaagaacccATCATGCAGAGAATCAGATCAATGTCTCAGGCTAGTAGTCGACCAGAAACACCAGCTCCCAAGATTGTCATTGAAACAGAAACTCCAGCCTCACCTGTACCCAGCAGGGAGGGAGCAGTATTTACACCTACTGCTGAGGAGGAACTAGATACAATATTGTCGAGGGAGGAGTCTACTGCCACACCAGATACAGTAACCACTACACCAGGCCTAAAATCACGTACTGAGAATGAGGAAGATGACGATGAATCTAAATCCAGGTTGGAGAAGATTTCTGAGCGAGCTGACAGTGGTAGTCAGTTATCACAGTCTCTTACAGAAGAGGAAGTAAAACCAGTCAGTAGACCAGGAAGTAAGGTCAAATTCTTAGAGGTTGAAGAAAAACCATTGACGGCACCATCGAAATCCAGTGGCATGGGTTTGGGTTCAGAAATCAGGGCATTTAGTAGAGACGCTATAAAAGAACGTGAAAAAATCAATAGAGAGGCAAGGAACACATTTGCTGCATTTGATGAGAGATATGCAGATTTAACTGACGACTTGTTACTAGTAGACAATGCATACTTGGGAAAGCTACCCAGTGAAGAAAGAATTACTTCTGTATCCATTATAAGTGAACCAACACCTACATATGAACTTAAAGCCACAGAAGGACAGGCGGATGAAGCATTCCCGGTAGATGATGATTGA